A portion of the Paenibacillus sp. PvR098 genome contains these proteins:
- a CDS encoding iron ABC transporter permease: protein MKRKLWIWGGAALAMLLLAASLALSIGTVRIPLGHVWGIMLHQLPWVGDRIQADWSAASEQIVWKVRLPRVALGILVGAALGLAGAAFQGVLRNPLADPYTLGVSSGASVGASFLILFGLQYTLFGEWTVPAVAFMTGVLSLCTVLLLARTDGKLRKETVILAGVVMQAFLGAFVSLMVAMSDQVINEIIFWLMGSLALRGWTYSMVLLPYLAAGSLVLLSLGRAMNLFALGERQAAHLGIHVERTKLIVLVAATLITAAAVSVSGVIAFVGLLVPHLLRLMVGPDYRLLLPMSLIGGAIYVLLADTLARTLLSPTEIPLGVVTAFMGAPFFAYLLRRRKRMVRE from the coding sequence ATGAAGCGAAAGCTGTGGATTTGGGGCGGAGCCGCTTTGGCAATGCTTTTACTTGCTGCCTCCTTAGCCCTGTCGATCGGTACAGTGCGCATCCCGCTAGGTCACGTGTGGGGGATCATGCTGCATCAGTTGCCTTGGGTCGGCGACCGTATCCAAGCCGATTGGAGCGCGGCTTCTGAGCAAATCGTATGGAAGGTCAGGCTTCCGAGGGTAGCATTGGGTATTCTGGTTGGAGCTGCTCTGGGATTGGCCGGTGCAGCCTTTCAGGGCGTACTCCGTAACCCTCTTGCCGATCCTTATACGCTCGGCGTTTCTTCTGGGGCATCGGTGGGCGCATCGTTTTTGATTTTGTTCGGACTACAGTATACCCTCTTCGGAGAGTGGACGGTACCGGCGGTAGCGTTCATGACCGGAGTACTATCGCTCTGTACGGTACTCTTGCTGGCACGGACGGACGGCAAGCTGCGCAAAGAAACCGTCATTCTTGCCGGTGTAGTGATGCAGGCTTTCTTGGGTGCCTTCGTTTCGTTGATGGTGGCCATGTCGGATCAGGTGATCAATGAGATTATCTTCTGGCTAATGGGTAGCCTGGCGCTGCGCGGATGGACTTATTCCATGGTACTGCTGCCGTATTTGGCTGCCGGCTCCTTGGTGCTCCTAAGCTTAGGCCGGGCAATGAATTTGTTCGCGCTCGGGGAGCGGCAGGCGGCGCATCTCGGAATCCATGTCGAGCGGACGAAGCTGATCGTATTGGTGGCCGCTACTTTAATCACGGCTGCGGCGGTATCCGTATCGGGTGTTATTGCGTTTGTCGGTCTGCTGGTGCCGCATTTGCTTCGGCTTATGGTCGGTCCGGATTACCGCTTGCTGCTCCCGATGTCTTTGATCGGAGGCGCGATCTACGTGCTGCTTGCCGATACGCTGGCCCGAACGCTGCTCAGTCCGACGGAAATTCCGCTCGGAGTCGTCACGGCGTTTATGGGAGCGCCTTTTTTTGCCTATTTGCTGCGCCGCAGGAAACGGATGGTACGCGAGTGA
- a CDS encoding ABC transporter ATP-binding protein, protein MIRVDVEDVSKAFGGREILRGVRFRVEPGEWFGILGPNGSGKSTLLQLISGLEPASAGSVRLEGKPVTSYSRKVLARRLAVLEQDALPPLGFTVQEVIEMGRYPYQNWLGDEADDADALVERIIDLLKLESLRGRTIDQLSGGERQRVALGKAMAQEPKLLLLDEPTTFLDIGYQVEMMDMVRKWQQKWGMTVISVLHDLNLAAQYCDRLLLLHEGVVAGIGTPVEVLRANLLEQVYGTRPHILTHPDSGVPQILLGKGTR, encoded by the coding sequence ATGATTCGAGTGGATGTGGAGGACGTGTCCAAGGCCTTTGGAGGGCGGGAGATCCTTCGCGGTGTCCGCTTTCGGGTGGAGCCGGGGGAATGGTTTGGTATTTTGGGCCCGAACGGGAGCGGGAAATCGACGCTGCTTCAACTGATTTCCGGGCTGGAACCGGCTTCTGCCGGGAGCGTGAGGCTCGAGGGTAAACCTGTAACGTCCTATTCAAGGAAAGTATTGGCAAGGCGGCTCGCGGTACTTGAGCAGGACGCGCTGCCGCCACTCGGCTTCACCGTGCAAGAGGTGATCGAAATGGGACGCTACCCGTATCAGAACTGGCTGGGTGATGAAGCGGATGATGCAGACGCGCTGGTAGAGCGGATTATCGATTTGTTGAAGCTTGAGTCCCTGCGGGGGAGAACGATAGATCAGTTGAGCGGTGGGGAACGGCAGCGTGTGGCGCTGGGTAAAGCGATGGCTCAGGAGCCTAAGCTGCTGCTGCTCGATGAGCCGACGACTTTCCTTGATATCGGATACCAAGTAGAGATGATGGATATGGTCCGCAAATGGCAGCAGAAATGGGGCATGACGGTCATTTCGGTACTGCACGATTTGAATTTGGCCGCGCAGTACTGCGACCGTCTCCTACTGCTGCACGAAGGCGTGGTAGCGGGAATCGGAACGCCCGTAGAGGTGCTTCGTGCGAATCTGTTGGAGCAAGTGTACGGCACGCGGCCGCACATCCTTACACACCCAGATAGCGGGGTGCCGCAAATTTTACTAGGAAAGGGAACTAGATGA
- the cobT gene encoding nicotinate-nucleotide--dimethylbenzimidazole phosphoribosyltransferase codes for MSNNRLEQMISDIAPLDKQSIEEAALHLDQLTKPPGSLGRLEEVGKQLAGIRGERMPDLGKKAVVVMAADHGVCEEGVSAYPAEVTPQMVLNFLNGGAAVNVLSRHTGADVVCVDIGVNAELSDPRLRSHKIRMGTANMTKGPAMTREEAEEAVLVGMRLAEELVGKGYGLIGTGDMGIGNTTASSAILTVLGGTDAAEAAGRGTGIDDERLLHKQAVIRRAIELNSPDAADPMDVLSKVGGLEIAGLVGVILGAAKHRCPVVIDGFISSAAALVAARLAPLSVPYMLASHLSQEQGHARLLAEIGLTPMLVMDMRLGEGTGAVLSFPLIEAAVKIMQEMATFANAGISGGAPAEPVQG; via the coding sequence ATGAGTAACAACCGATTGGAACAAATGATTTCCGATATTGCGCCTCTGGATAAGCAGAGTATAGAGGAGGCAGCGCTTCATCTGGATCAGCTGACTAAGCCGCCCGGCAGCTTAGGTAGACTGGAGGAGGTAGGCAAGCAGCTTGCGGGAATCCGCGGGGAACGGATGCCGGACCTGGGGAAAAAAGCGGTTGTCGTTATGGCTGCGGATCACGGCGTATGTGAAGAAGGAGTCAGCGCCTACCCGGCCGAAGTAACGCCGCAGATGGTGCTCAACTTTTTGAATGGGGGAGCGGCGGTGAACGTGCTGTCACGCCATACCGGCGCCGACGTCGTTTGTGTTGACATCGGCGTTAATGCCGAACTATCGGATCCCCGGCTTCGATCGCATAAAATTCGCATGGGGACGGCCAATATGACCAAAGGGCCTGCGATGACGCGGGAGGAAGCGGAAGAAGCCGTGCTAGTCGGTATGAGGCTGGCAGAAGAATTGGTGGGAAAAGGATACGGACTGATCGGTACTGGAGATATGGGCATTGGCAACACGACGGCAAGCTCGGCGATTTTGACCGTGCTCGGCGGGACGGATGCGGCTGAGGCCGCAGGGCGAGGAACCGGTATTGATGACGAGCGCCTGCTGCACAAGCAAGCTGTAATTCGCCGAGCCATCGAGCTCAATTCTCCGGATGCGGCGGACCCGATGGATGTGTTGTCCAAAGTGGGGGGGCTTGAGATCGCCGGCTTGGTTGGCGTTATTCTGGGTGCTGCGAAGCATCGTTGTCCGGTCGTCATTGACGGGTTCATTTCTTCGGCCGCGGCATTGGTCGCCGCCCGATTGGCTCCGCTTAGCGTACCGTATATGCTGGCATCACATCTCTCGCAGGAGCAGGGCCATGCACGACTGCTCGCTGAGATCGGGCTTACGCCGATGCTCGTGATGGATATGAGACTTGGAGAGGGTACGGGCGCAGTTCTTTCTTTTCCGTTGATTGAGGCTGCGGTCAAAATCATGCAAGAAATGGCAACCTTCGCAAATGCGGGAATATCAGGGGGGGCCCCAGCGGAGCCAGTGCAAGGATGA
- the cobU gene encoding bifunctional adenosylcobinamide kinase/adenosylcobinamide-phosphate guanylyltransferase, whose amino-acid sequence MSGGGIKVLVTGGARSGKSSFAESYAATLGDQGLYIATSQVFDEEMKERITLHRLEREERGYPWVMAEEPYDLAETLLKAKAPVVLVDCLTLWLSNWLLRVEQEPEAERLGRLEDKIEELEHVFSSLDCPVVLVTNEVGSGLVPEYKLGRVFRDLSGRMNQRLARKADQVFLVTAGIPIELKSRAFHL is encoded by the coding sequence ATGAGCGGCGGAGGAATCAAGGTACTTGTAACGGGCGGAGCGCGCAGCGGGAAGAGCTCCTTTGCGGAAAGCTACGCGGCAACGCTTGGCGATCAAGGCTTATACATTGCCACGTCGCAGGTTTTTGACGAAGAAATGAAGGAACGCATCACGCTGCACCGGCTGGAGCGGGAGGAGCGCGGGTATCCATGGGTTATGGCCGAGGAGCCGTATGATCTCGCTGAAACCCTTCTGAAGGCGAAAGCGCCTGTCGTGCTTGTGGATTGCCTTACGCTTTGGCTGTCCAATTGGCTGCTCCGGGTGGAACAGGAGCCAGAGGCCGAGCGGTTAGGCAGGCTTGAGGATAAAATCGAAGAGTTGGAGCATGTGTTTAGTTCGCTCGATTGCCCGGTCGTACTGGTTACCAATGAGGTAGGGAGCGGTCTTGTGCCCGAGTATAAGCTGGGGCGGGTGTTTCGCGATCTGTCCGGGAGGATGAATCAGCGGTTGGCCCGTAAGGCAGACCAGGTGTTTCTTGTAACGGCGGGAATTCCGATCGAGCTGAAAAGCCGAGCGTTTCATTTATAG
- the cbiB gene encoding adenosylcobinamide-phosphate synthase CbiB, translating to MLFYSVQELMWMVLAAVVIDWMIGDPTWRWMTHPVVWIGRLITLLEKRLYPRSVEKMERTRSRGAALAIVTIGAAYCSIWLIVWFADQAHPWLGYGVSAWLISTTIAVKGLKDAAMAVYKPLSEGNILEARKWVGYIVGRNTSQLDEPEITRATVETVAENIVDAFVSPICYALLGGAPLAMLYRASNTLDSMVGYKNEKYIHFGWASARWDDVMNWIPARLTGVLLVLVAWFSPGLRAGRATRSIMRFARLHPSPNSGIPESAVAGALGIELGGVNVYHGRLSERARMGWPLREREREDIRRTVRILYGVSYLVTGGLLCGLFWLYG from the coding sequence TTGTTGTTTTATAGTGTGCAAGAGTTGATGTGGATGGTGCTTGCCGCGGTCGTGATCGATTGGATGATTGGAGACCCTACGTGGCGGTGGATGACACACCCTGTGGTGTGGATCGGGCGGTTGATTACGCTGCTGGAGAAACGATTGTATCCGAGATCGGTTGAAAAGATGGAGCGTACCCGTTCACGCGGGGCTGCACTTGCCATCGTGACCATCGGTGCGGCTTACTGCAGCATATGGCTTATCGTATGGTTCGCGGATCAAGCGCATCCTTGGCTCGGTTATGGTGTTAGCGCATGGTTAATCTCGACAACGATCGCCGTGAAGGGTTTGAAGGATGCGGCAATGGCAGTGTATAAGCCGCTCAGCGAAGGAAACATCCTTGAAGCAAGAAAGTGGGTCGGCTACATTGTCGGGCGGAATACTTCGCAGCTCGACGAGCCGGAAATTACGCGGGCCACGGTAGAGACTGTAGCTGAGAATATTGTGGATGCGTTTGTTTCTCCGATCTGCTATGCGTTACTGGGCGGTGCTCCTCTGGCGATGCTGTATCGCGCTTCCAATACGCTTGACTCGATGGTGGGCTATAAGAATGAAAAGTATATTCATTTCGGATGGGCTTCGGCCCGTTGGGACGACGTGATGAACTGGATTCCCGCGCGGTTGACGGGGGTGCTCTTAGTGCTTGTGGCGTGGTTCAGCCCCGGGCTTCGCGCAGGAAGAGCCACACGATCGATTATGCGCTTCGCCCGGCTTCACCCGAGTCCGAACAGCGGCATCCCGGAATCGGCCGTCGCCGGAGCGCTCGGTATTGAGCTCGGGGGTGTGAATGTATACCACGGCCGACTGAGCGAGCGGGCCCGAATGGGATGGCCGCTCCGGGAGCGGGAGAGAGAGGACATCCGACGGACCGTCAGAATATTGTACGGTGTCAGTTATTTGGTTACGGGGGGATTGCTGTGCGGGCTGTTTTGGCTTTATGGATAA
- the cobS gene encoding adenosylcobinamide-GDP ribazoletransferase — translation MRAVLALWITWGSACAAAFQFLTRLPVPVKLDYNDALFRRSVVFYPLVGFVLGALLFGVSKLLNMTLPPLPAAALLLAAWTLLTGALHLDGLMDTADGILSHRSRERMLEIMKDSRVGAMGVMVCVLVMLLKWSLLQELLRFEEQSGLLLLPMVLLWSRWYMVVAIAGWPYARQEQGGGMGTFYRGIGWKRVAANSTVAVLLSAAVLQIAQAFGLHLAGGIWLILAFGGMTLLSGYLMSAYIHSKLGGLTGDTYGAMNELLEVLLLFMLVLMIGWGE, via the coding sequence GTGCGGGCTGTTTTGGCTTTATGGATAACGTGGGGATCGGCGTGTGCGGCCGCCTTTCAATTTCTGACTCGGCTTCCCGTACCGGTAAAGCTGGACTACAATGACGCTTTGTTTCGCCGGAGCGTCGTTTTTTATCCTTTGGTCGGCTTTGTGCTTGGTGCTCTTCTGTTCGGAGTGTCCAAGCTGTTGAATATGACACTGCCTCCGCTTCCTGCTGCAGCGCTGCTGTTAGCGGCTTGGACGCTGCTGACCGGAGCTCTGCATTTGGACGGTCTGATGGATACGGCGGATGGTATTTTGAGCCATCGATCGCGCGAGCGGATGCTGGAGATTATGAAGGACAGCCGGGTTGGCGCCATGGGTGTCATGGTCTGTGTGCTTGTAATGCTGCTGAAGTGGTCCTTGCTGCAGGAGCTGCTTCGATTCGAGGAGCAAAGCGGCTTACTGCTCCTGCCGATGGTTTTGCTGTGGAGCCGCTGGTATATGGTCGTTGCTATAGCCGGGTGGCCCTATGCGAGACAGGAGCAGGGCGGCGGGATGGGTACTTTTTACCGAGGTATCGGATGGAAGCGCGTTGCCGCGAATAGTACGGTGGCTGTACTTTTATCGGCTGCTGTACTCCAGATCGCGCAGGCCTTCGGGCTGCATTTGGCAGGGGGGATTTGGCTTATACTCGCTTTTGGAGGAATGACTCTGTTGAGCGGTTATTTGATGAGCGCCTACATACATAGCAAGCTGGGCGGTCTGACTGGGGATACATATGGAGCTATGAATGAGCTGTTGGAGGTTCTGCTCCTCTTTATGCTTGTGTTGATGATAGGATGGGGGGAATGA
- a CDS encoding cobyric acid synthase, with product MLERYGHGGDLWTASEAFGVPQEQFLDFSSNMNPLGPPESVGIIFSGRWREVVNYPDPAVRELTRRLAAKHGVGEDCILVGNGAAELIDLAVRVLRPGVTGLARPSFGEYEEAVEKIGGRVLDIPLSEASGYVLKLSDVKEAASRCDLLFLGHPNNPTGRLLPKDIVSLLAEGDIPAIVDEAFLDFTPLEEELTLTRAAAESSNLMVIRSMTKFYSIPGIRLGYIVANPERIRLMRRLQVPWSVNALAQWIGCSVLEEREYAASTLEWLREERGVLSGRLRALGFQVVDSDTNFILFSLRPLGLTVQALQAEMGRRGILIRDASLFAGLDETCCRVAIKLREQNEKLLAGLAEALSVLQGSAASAEALPVSVDSPACKLAPTLMFQGTSSDAGKSLLTAALCRILLQDGRRVAPFKSQNMSLNSYVTPDGKEIGRAQGMQADACRIPATTDMNPILLKPKKDMVSQVVVHGKPYRDLDARTYREKYLPEAESIVKESLQRLRRDFEVIVIEGAGSPAEVNLKSRDIVNMRLAGWADAPVLLVADIDRGGVFASIVGTLEILTPEERLRVKGFVINKFRGDITLLKPGLDWLEKRTGKPVLGVIPYLPQLELEDEDSASLDRKLAERQVGERLPGMLDIAVLRLPRISNFTDVDPLEYEGDVRLRFVETPEQFGEPDAVIVPGSKNTVDDLLYLREVGFDRKLLDYAKSGGWIVGICAGYQMLGSRLLDPELVESNQRELTGLGLFPTETVFAREKRTVQTRGTTGLYAEEGQRFPITGYEIHMGQTSFLEPVEHPFVLQPSVDDTGTAADGVVNGDGRLFGTYVHGILHNDDFRRAWLNRIRESKGLEPKKAELRFQERREAAFDRLAAHVREHLDMERLYEMIDCKEG from the coding sequence ATGCTGGAGCGATACGGACACGGCGGTGATTTATGGACGGCGTCAGAAGCTTTTGGGGTACCGCAGGAGCAGTTTCTCGATTTCAGCTCGAACATGAATCCGCTGGGCCCTCCGGAATCGGTAGGGATCATCTTCAGCGGCAGGTGGAGAGAGGTTGTGAACTATCCCGATCCGGCAGTGAGGGAATTGACAAGGAGATTGGCTGCCAAGCACGGGGTCGGCGAAGACTGCATTCTGGTCGGTAACGGTGCAGCGGAGCTGATCGATTTGGCCGTTCGAGTACTGCGCCCAGGCGTGACGGGACTAGCGCGGCCGTCCTTTGGTGAGTATGAAGAAGCGGTGGAAAAAATCGGCGGGCGGGTGCTCGATATTCCGTTGTCGGAGGCATCGGGGTATGTATTGAAGCTTTCCGACGTGAAAGAAGCCGCAAGCAGGTGTGACCTGTTGTTTCTCGGACATCCGAACAATCCTACCGGGCGTTTGCTGCCTAAGGATATCGTGTCTTTGTTGGCGGAAGGGGATATACCTGCCATTGTTGATGAGGCTTTTCTTGACTTTACTCCCCTCGAAGAGGAGCTTACGCTTACGCGTGCGGCGGCGGAGAGCTCGAATTTGATGGTCATTCGTTCCATGACGAAGTTTTATTCTATCCCGGGTATTCGGCTAGGATATATTGTGGCGAATCCGGAACGAATCCGTCTTATGAGGCGGCTGCAGGTGCCGTGGAGCGTTAATGCATTAGCGCAGTGGATCGGCTGCAGCGTACTGGAGGAGCGGGAATATGCGGCCAGTACGCTGGAATGGCTGAGGGAGGAACGGGGGGTTCTTTCCGGCAGGCTCCGGGCATTGGGATTCCAAGTGGTTGACAGCGACACTAATTTTATTCTCTTTTCGCTCCGGCCGCTTGGTCTTACCGTCCAGGCGCTTCAAGCGGAGATGGGAAGGCGGGGAATTCTGATACGGGACGCGTCGCTGTTTGCCGGATTGGATGAGACCTGCTGCAGGGTGGCTATCAAGCTGCGGGAGCAGAACGAGAAGCTGCTGGCCGGCTTGGCGGAAGCTTTAAGCGTGCTGCAGGGATCGGCAGCTTCTGCGGAAGCGCTGCCTGTCTCGGTTGACAGTCCTGCCTGTAAGCTTGCTCCGACTCTGATGTTCCAAGGCACGTCATCGGATGCGGGCAAAAGCCTGCTGACGGCTGCACTGTGCCGCATTCTGCTTCAGGATGGCCGGCGCGTCGCTCCGTTTAAGTCGCAGAATATGTCGCTGAACTCGTACGTGACGCCGGATGGCAAAGAAATTGGAAGGGCTCAGGGGATGCAGGCCGATGCCTGCCGCATTCCCGCGACGACGGACATGAATCCGATCCTGCTGAAGCCGAAAAAGGACATGGTTTCCCAAGTCGTTGTACACGGCAAGCCATACCGCGATCTTGACGCCAGGACGTATCGGGAAAAGTATCTGCCTGAGGCGGAAAGCATTGTGAAGGAGTCGCTCCAACGGCTGCGCAGGGACTTCGAGGTAATCGTCATCGAGGGGGCAGGCAGCCCTGCCGAGGTCAACCTGAAAAGCCGCGACATCGTGAACATGCGGCTGGCCGGTTGGGCGGATGCGCCCGTACTACTGGTTGCGGATATCGATCGGGGCGGGGTATTCGCCTCGATTGTAGGAACGCTTGAAATCTTAACCCCGGAAGAACGATTGCGCGTCAAAGGATTTGTGATCAATAAATTCCGCGGGGACATCACCCTGCTGAAGCCCGGGCTGGATTGGCTTGAGAAGCGGACAGGCAAGCCGGTGCTGGGGGTTATTCCTTATTTGCCCCAGCTTGAACTCGAGGATGAGGATTCCGCTTCACTCGACCGCAAGCTGGCAGAACGTCAAGTAGGGGAGAGGCTGCCTGGCATGCTGGATATTGCGGTGCTTCGCCTTCCGCGCATTTCCAACTTCACGGATGTCGATCCGCTTGAGTACGAGGGGGATGTTCGATTGCGGTTTGTAGAGACGCCGGAACAGTTCGGTGAGCCGGATGCCGTGATCGTGCCGGGAAGTAAAAACACGGTCGACGACCTTCTTTATTTGCGCGAGGTCGGGTTTGACCGCAAGCTGCTCGATTATGCCAAGAGCGGCGGGTGGATTGTGGGCATCTGTGCAGGCTATCAGATGCTTGGCTCCAGGCTGCTGGACCCGGAGCTGGTGGAATCGAATCAGCGGGAGCTGACAGGTCTTGGTCTGTTTCCGACGGAAACCGTTTTTGCCCGGGAGAAGAGGACGGTGCAAACGCGAGGAACAACGGGACTGTATGCCGAAGAGGGGCAGCGTTTTCCGATCACAGGCTATGAAATTCATATGGGACAAACTTCTTTTCTTGAACCGGTAGAACACCCATTTGTTCTGCAGCCATCGGTTGATGATACGGGCACTGCTGCCGATGGGGTCGTGAACGGAGACGGTCGCCTCTTCGGCACGTATGTGCACGGTATTTTACATAATGACGACTTCCGCCGTGCGTGGTTAAACCGGATTCGCGAAAGTAAAGGGCTGGAGCCAAAGAAGGCCGAACTGCGTTTTCAGGAGCGCCGTGAAGCCGCATTCGATCGATTGGCCGCGCATGTAAGGGAGCATTTGGATATGGAACGTTTATATGAGATGATAGATTGCAAGGAGGGATAA
- a CDS encoding cob(I)yrinic acid a,c-diamide adenosyltransferase: MRIYTRTGDAGQTGVIGGRVDKDDVRVEAYGTVDELNCFVGQAMGFLDPERDADLLADLLEIQHELFDCGSDLALLKQELRPYKVTAEMVDRLETWIDKYDAEAPEIQRFILPGGSQASSTLHVCRTVCRRAERRVVTLARTQPINEQVRRYLNRLSDLFFTVARSANSRAGIPDVEYARSAKVFRRK, from the coding sequence ATGAGAATTTATACGAGAACGGGCGATGCAGGTCAAACGGGTGTTATCGGGGGACGCGTGGATAAGGACGACGTTCGAGTAGAGGCATACGGCACGGTCGATGAGCTGAACTGCTTCGTCGGTCAGGCGATGGGGTTTCTTGATCCGGAACGGGACGCGGATTTGCTTGCCGATTTGCTTGAAATTCAGCATGAGTTGTTCGACTGCGGTTCGGACTTGGCGCTGCTGAAGCAGGAGCTGCGTCCATACAAGGTCACGGCGGAGATGGTGGACCGTTTGGAAACGTGGATTGATAAATATGATGCGGAAGCCCCGGAAATTCAGCGGTTTATTTTGCCGGGAGGAAGTCAGGCCTCCTCTACGCTGCACGTATGCCGGACCGTGTGCCGCAGGGCGGAGCGACGGGTGGTGACGCTGGCCCGCACGCAGCCGATCAATGAGCAAGTACGCCGCTATTTGAACCGGCTTTCGGATTTGTTCTTCACTGTGGCAAGGTCGGCTAACAGCCGTGCAGGTATTCCGGACGTGGAGTATGCACGCAGCGCAAAGGTGTTTCGCCGCAAATGA
- a CDS encoding RluA family pseudouridine synthase: protein MIEYYKPLQYIVPSEDDGMLLRTVLQQRMGISRKLLSRLKMTEQGIMLNGERKYIDVKVRTGDRVEARMEVETSDDILPQPIPIHILYEDEELLVLNKEAGRIVHPTHGHYTETLANGVVHYWMEKGERFRFRPVHRLDQETSGALAVAKNAYVHQQISEQMQSDGLKKEYVALVHGVVALDEGTVDAPIDRDPLSPHLRIVTESGYPSITHYRVERRFRNATYIRLRLETGRTHQIRVHMKHLGHPLFGDKLYGLEAGSEEQSPSTAIDRHALHAITLGLTHPITHQWMEFNAPLPLDLQRCLEGLE from the coding sequence ATGATAGAATATTACAAACCTCTTCAATACATTGTGCCTTCGGAAGATGACGGGATGCTCCTTCGCACGGTGTTGCAGCAGAGAATGGGGATTTCCCGAAAGCTGTTGTCCAGGCTGAAGATGACGGAGCAGGGCATTATGCTGAACGGTGAGCGCAAGTACATCGATGTGAAGGTACGGACAGGTGACAGGGTAGAGGCTCGCATGGAAGTAGAGACGTCCGATGATATTTTGCCGCAGCCGATTCCGATCCATATTCTCTACGAGGACGAGGAGCTGCTGGTGCTGAATAAAGAGGCTGGCCGAATCGTTCATCCGACGCACGGACATTACACGGAGACACTGGCCAACGGAGTGGTTCATTACTGGATGGAAAAAGGGGAGAGATTCCGTTTCCGCCCGGTCCACCGTCTCGATCAGGAAACATCAGGGGCACTCGCCGTTGCGAAGAACGCGTACGTTCACCAGCAAATTTCCGAACAAATGCAATCGGATGGCCTGAAAAAAGAGTATGTAGCCTTGGTACATGGAGTAGTTGCACTTGACGAAGGTACCGTTGATGCTCCGATTGATCGGGATCCGCTGTCGCCGCATCTTCGTATCGTCACCGAATCGGGCTACCCGTCTATAACTCATTATCGTGTAGAGCGCCGTTTTCGAAATGCGACGTACATTCGTCTGCGGCTGGAGACCGGTCGCACCCACCAGATTCGAGTTCATATGAAGCATCTGGGCCACCCGCTCTTCGGTGACAAGCTGTACGGTTTGGAAGCCGGATCGGAAGAGCAATCGCCATCAACTGCGATCGATCGCCACGCACTTCATGCCATAACGCTGGGCTTAACTCATCCTATTACCCATCAATGGATGGAATTTAATGCACCGCTGCCACTGGATCTGCAGCGGTGCTTAGAAGGCTTGGAATGA
- a CDS encoding ElyC/SanA/YdcF family protein, with protein MAVLSRRPQIVACSIDPCFPSILVIDPADRRTALQSLEDRYAPPASIEGDAYVVLTGGATLQRLALGVPEQAILVDDRSRTTQENARYTKELLVQHGLASSINHFRFSPGKVSQTF; from the coding sequence ATGGCTGTATTATCGCGTCGGCCGCAAATCGTGGCTTGTTCCATTGACCCTTGCTTTCCTTCTATACTTGTCATCGATCCCGCTGATCGGCGAACGGCTCTCCAGTCACTGGAGGATCGCTACGCCCCACCGGCATCCATTGAAGGAGACGCCTACGTCGTGCTAACCGGAGGAGCCACATTGCAGAGACTCGCCTTGGGCGTGCCTGAACAGGCCATCCTGGTGGACGATCGAAGCCGCACAACGCAAGAAAACGCTCGATACACGAAAGAATTGCTTGTGCAGCATGGGCTGGCGTCCAGTATTAATCACTTCCGCTTTTCACCTGGCAAGGTCAGTCAAACATTTTAA